In Sulfitobacter indolifex, the genomic window ATGAACGAGCAGCGGATCAGAATGGATCAAAAAATCCAAACGATGGCGACACGTCTAAGCAAATCGCTTGATGTGAATATGCGCAAGTCGTTTCTACCTGATGAACGAAAGTCTCTCAGACGCTTCTCATCCACGGAAGTTGCCCAGATCCTCGGGGTAAGCCAAGATTTTTTGCGGAAGATGTTTTTCGAGGACAAGCTCGATCTCGGTGATATCGAGACAGACGCCCGCGGCCGCAGGTTCTACACTGCAGAGCAAATCGATATAGCGCGCCACGAAATAGCCCGGTCAAGCACCAAGTTCCAGCATATCGTTCCTCGTCGTCGGGATGGGGAGCATATCCAGATCATTTCGATCGCCAACTTCAAAGGGGGGGCCGGGAAGACGACAACGGCGATCCATCTGGCCCAAAAGCTTGCCCTTGATGGTTATCGAGTTCTGGCAATCGATCTCGACCCACAAGCCTCAATGACCACCATGTTCGGTTTCCGGCCGGAAATCGACTTCCCTGAGGCCGGAACGGTGTACGATGCCCTCCGGTATGAGGACCCTATCCCATTTAGAGACGTTGTGCGCAAAACGTATTTCCACAACCTCGATCTAGCCGCGGCCGGCTTGTTGCTCTCTGAGTTCGAGACCGAAACCGCACACGCGCTTCGAAACAATATCAGGCCGCCGTTCTATCAGCGGCTTGCTCTTTGCATTAATGAAGTCGAGACAGACTACGACATTGTCGTCATCGACTGCCCACCGCAACTCGGGTTTACCACACTATCGGCTTTGGTAGCGTCGACATCCCTAGTCGTCACTGTCATTCCAAGCATGCTTGACGTCGCCTCGATGGCCCAATTCCTGCAGCTCACATCCAGCCTCATGGCAACAATTGCTGATGTGGGCGCATCGCCCGACTGGGACTTCATGAGATTTCTAATCACTCGTTTCGAGCCCAATGACGGCCCCCAAACTCAGATGGCGGCATTCCTGCGGACCATGTTCACGGATGACGTTCTTACTCAGCCTTTCCTGAAATCCTCCGCAGTCTCTGACGCTGGACTCACGCAACAGACACTGTTCGAGATCGCCAGAACGGATTTTCATCGCCAGACGTACGATCGGGCTATCGAGTCCATCAACGGGGTTGTGGCGGAGGTCGAAGGGCTCATCAAAACGGCATGGGGGCGTAAGTAATGGCCCGCAAAGTCACATTCGACATTCCCGAGGATGAAGAAAAGCAGCAGAGCTCGTCGATTTCTCCGACTCGAACCCAGTCACGAGCCCCTGCCCTTTCGGGAATGGCCCGTTCTCTTCAGGATGCGGCACAATCTTCAATTCAAGAAATCAGTACCGACCTTATTGATGATTCCGAGTTCCAGGATCGTCTGGCCCTGGATGACGAAGATGACATCAGGGAACTGGCTGAAAGCATTGACAAGCAGGGACAGCTTATCCCGATACTTCTGAGCCCCGAAGGGGGGCGGTACAGGATCATCTATGGGCGCAGGCGATTAGCCGCCCTTCGACTTATCGGCAAGCCCGCAAAGGCTCTCATCAGAGGCTTGGATGAGGATCAAGCGATTCTTGCACAAGGCCAAGAGAACAGCTTCCGAAAAGACCTCAGCTGGATCGAGAAAGCCCTGTTTGCACGTTCTCTCATAGAGTCCGGCAAGGATGAGGGACTGGTCTGTGACGCCCTCAACATCGATCAGAAAGCCAGGAAAGCCGGTGACAAGCTCACGGGACTTGCTCGCATGAAACAAGTCACTTCCTGTATTCCGACTGAACTCATCCAAAAGATCGGGGCGGCACCCGGGGTTGGACGGGATCGTTGGTATGCTGCCGCAAAGGCTTATGAGAGCCTTGGCTTCTCTGGAGATGAAGGGTTTCCGGCCGGAAACCGAGAATTCCATGATGCTCTCATGGAATCCAGAGGTTCAGGCAAGACCTCCGACGAACGCTTTGCGATCTTCGAAGGGCTCCTAAAACAGCACAAGCCCCCTGCCCCATCGGCAATCAAGACAAAACTCGGGATGGTGAAGGTCACCAAAAGAAATGTGATCATCACCGTCAAGAACGGAAATGACGGGCTTCATAAGTGGATCTCTGAGAATCCAGAGGCCGCTCTTCTAGCGTTGGCGAACGCGAAGGCCGCTGGTCCAGGGCAGATCATTACCCCAGAGAAAATGGAACCCATAGGTAACCCAGTCTCCGGCAGGGATCAGGATCTTGATGGTCCTGACATAGACGATAACAAAAACTGAGCAGAAAGGAGGACAGGCCAGAAAAGGAAAGACCCCCCGAAAGCAGTGCTTCCGAAGGGCCTCGATTAGCTTAGACACCTGATTGATACCCCGAAGCCGAATCGTTTTCAACACCGTTCGCGGTGAACGGGGAAGCTTTTTCAGCCGAAATCATCATGAGACAGGTATTTTCTCACACACCCGCCTTGGCGGAACGATCTACTATACCCGGTACGAACCCGTACAGGGTAATCGAGCCAATCCGAGCGATTCGCAAAGAACTCGGTCTGACACCAAATGACCTGGTAACACTGCAGGCCTTGATCAGCTTCATGCCGAAGAAGGCCGGACAAACAGCTCCAATGACTATCGTCTTTCCCTCAAACGCATCATTGTCTGAGAGAACGAACGGCCTGAACGAGAGAACGATTCGACGGTGTATCGGACACCTCGTGGATGCCGGGCTGATCCAGCGCAGGGATAGCGCAACCCGCAAACGGTTCCCTCTTCGCTACGGTGGATTGATCAGAGATGCCTTTGGCTTCGATCTGCAGCCAATGTATGATCGGGAAAGAGAGTTCACCGAACACGCAGAACAGCTTGTGGGCGATCAGGAAAAGCTACGGTCACTCAAGGCGGAGGCACTGGCCCTTCGTGTCGAGGCTTTGCGCCAAGCAAAGGATGTTGAGACTGTCTCATTTCTCCAGAACGTACGAAACATCCTACGCCGTGCAACTCTCAAAGCCGACGAAATCATAGAGCTTATCAAGAGGCTGGCAGAGTTGGTCGGAGCGACCATCAGAGAGTTTCCGGCCGGAAACCATGACGCTCAGGAAACAATGCCCGACCAAATGTCCGGCGACGACGGACAAAATGTCCGGCACGTAGAACCCACAAGATTGAATATAAAAAAAGATAGAGCAGATGCACACTGCACCTCTGGTTTTCAGGAACGCCGAGATCCAACAATTATGGCATGGACGGACCTGAAAAACATATCGGACTTCTTCCCGCATGAACCAAGAGATCATCAATCAGTTCTCGAAATATTGGCCGATGTCGGAAGATTGCTAAGAATAGAACAGGGCAGGATCATGAAACACCTTAGAGAACGAGGTCCAGGGCAGCTCCTTATTGCACTCAACGAATTAATTTTGAGAGCCAGCTTAGGACAGGTGAAAAACAACAACGCCTACCTTGATGCTATGATGAGGCAAGGAAACTGATGCTCTTGCCACATAAACTCGACCGGCTGGTGAGTCTGCATAGCCATCGAAGATCAAGAGACAATTGCGGCACACTTCAGATCACCCGCGTCAGGTGCAAGTCTGGAATGTTGTAGCTTATCATGGAACAAGAAGCCATTCTAGGTTTGCTAGATGTTCACAGACGCCTCGGCCCAAGTGGCCAACCTTACCGTCGTGTTTGTCTGTGTTAATGCTTATAACGCCGAGGGTGATACAATGCTGCTCGATTGGCTGGTGACGGATGAACAAGCGACCCATACCAAACTACTCTCCGAGTATCAGGCCTTGGAAGAAGAGTACGCTAGACAAGATGAACCCCCCGAGATTGATACTCAGCTTGGCGTGTTGGAAGCAGAGATCCAAAAGATCGAGATCCGGCCGTTAGCCTTCAATCCGACAGACATCGGGCGGGCAGGGGCCTTCGTCATGTTTGACCGCTACGGCGCGCTGGCAGTCTCTCGCGGCTACGACCACCTGACCTCGGACGAGTCCGTTGAAGACGGCAACACCGCCTAAGAGTACGCCTACACTGGACCGTGCGGCGGTTCGGATGACACATGGGAGGGCTCAACCCATCTCTTGCAGAATATCCAGAATGTACGTATATTCTGCACGAATGGAGACCCAGATCATGCATGAGCTTCCCGAGTTCAAGGCGGCCGACCTGACGCGGCACACAAGTGACCTGTTTGACGCGGCCATTCGGTCGCCGATTGCGATCACCAAGCATCGCAAGCCGAAATTCGTGCTGATGAGCATGGACCAGTACCAGCAGCTCGCGCGGGGGGCCACGCAACAGGCTCATATGGTTGACGAGATGCCCGAGGATCTCAAGGCGCTGATGATTGAAGGGCTCGAGCGGGACTTGACGCGGGCGGATGACTAAGCCGAGTGCGGGAGAGGTTTTCCGCTACCCGTTCCTATGGAAACGCGAGCAGATGGCGGGCGAGACCGAGGGCCGCAAGACACGGCCTGTCTGTATCGCCGTCACTGTCGCCAAGTCCGATAGCGAGACCGTGGTGTTCATCCTGCCGATCACGACGCAACCGCCCTTGCCCTCGCGCAAGTGCATCGAGGTGCCACAGATCGAGTCGCAGCGTGTGGGGTTGGAGACCCATGTCCGCAAATGGGTCATGCTGGACAAGATCAACACCGATATTCTGGAGCGGTCCTATGTCTGGGAGGACCGCACGCCCATCGGCGCGTTCAGTTCCGTCTTCACATTCAAAATCCAGTCCAGCCTGATCGCGCTTGCCAGGTCGGGCGGGGCATCGATTGTTGATCGGCTGAAGTAGTCTCAATCACCGCAGGGGCTACCCAGCTTCATTTGTTCCCATCGATCCATTTTGACATCAGCCCCTTGTCGCGGAAACACTCATCCGGGACGGCGCGGCGTTTGATCCGGGCGAGACGCTCGGCGAAGGCGACCTGCTTCGATGTCGGGCGGCTGTCCTGCGCGCCCGGGTTCAACTTGGCTTGTGCGTCGATCCAGGCACTCAAGGAGCGCCGATCTTGCTGAACCTCCCACGGCAGAAGCGTCTGGTTGCGCAGGGCCAGCAACCGCGCATAGGCAATCTGCTTTGGCGTCGCGGGCAGGGCGTAAGTAGTGCTTTCCATCGGGGATTTCCCTTCTTAGCTCGGTTCTTAAAAAAGAACATAACGGGAACAAATACAAGCCACCTCCGGAAATCATGGGGTTTGAGAGGAAGAGGAGGGCCGGAGAGGGTCAGGCCTGAGGGTGTCGGAGAGAGGGTACCCGAAAGAGGGTTGAACCGGCTTGATCCTGTTCCTCATCGGGGTCTGATGCCGGAAAGTGCAGGATCCTGCGTTCTCATGAGCTTCGCATTTAACAATCTCCGGCATCAGATCCCTAAAGAGTGAAAGTGTCCTTCGGGTTTTGTGACTGACGGATGAGGGCCTTTGGGGTCCCTCAGATGGGTCCGGGCCGGGTTCCGGTCTGTCTTTCCTGATTAAGGGCATTCCCATGCAAACAGGTGTCTTGCGCGTGTTGCGCGCGACCGCTGCCTCGTCGTGGCGACACAAGGAACTACGCCGAACCGGCCAGACGGGGCAGTCACAACGGCGCGAGCGCGAGACTGTCCTGCGTGACCTCGGCTATCTGAAGCAGGCGGCGTCATTGCCAAACGCGCATATGATCTGCGGAGAGGGCGGGACATTCATCCATCTTGGTTGGACCACCGTGTCGACCTTCGCGCCGATCGAGCGCTTTCCCTTGGCCACTCTTGCGGTCGCACGAGGGACCCCGTTCATCGATGTCCGGCCCGTCACCGATGTCATTGCCTTCGCGAACTTGCCGCGGGTGGCGCGGGACGGATCGGACGACTCTGAACCTTGGGGTCCCGGCAGGTCCGTGTCGCTGACCACCTACATCGACATGGTCGAAGCCCTCGGTGCCAGGATCATCAACGATCCGCGGCCCCGTCAGTCAATCTAATCACCATTTCCTCTCACAAAAACTCGAAAGGAGGCCAGCCATGGCCCGATCCCGCACGCCCAAATTCGATGCCTCCGAGGTCATCACAAACGAAATCGTCCGCATCATTGAGCGCGGCGTTCTGCCGTGGCGCAAGCCCTGGACCGCAGGCGGCAGCTCTCGTCCCCTGCGCGTGGGCGGTGAGCCCTACCAGGGGGTCAACAACTTCCTGCTGACCATGCGAACGGTGATGGCAGGCCACAGCTCGCCTTTCTGGATGACGCTGCCGCAGGCCAATGCCTTGCACGCAAAGGTCCGCAAGGGCGAAAAGTCCTCGGTCGTGATCTATTACGGTCAAAGTCGGAAAGACGCCGATGGCGAGGACGACCGCAGCGACGGAGATGATCGCTCCGAGGAGGCCCGCATCTTCCGCTTCCAGAAATCCTACCGCGTCTTCAACGCCTGCCAGATCGAGGGCTTGCCCGAGAGCTTCTTCCCCGATCCGGAACCCGTGCCCGAGCATCCGCCGTCCGAGCCCGTCACGCACATGCAGGCGTTTTTCGATGCCATCGACATCACAACCGTCTTCACGGGCACGGAGGCGTACTATTTGCCGCCCGTGGACAAGGTCTACATGCCGTCCATCACGCGGTTCCAGGATCCGCGCAATTTTTACGGGGTCTGGACCCATGAGCTGGCCCATGCCACGAAGGCCCCCCATCGACTGAACCGTGATTTCGGGTTCTCGAAGTTTGGCAACACGTCCTATGCGCGCGAGGAGATCGTCGCGGAATTGACCTCGGTGTTCTTGGGGCAGACGCTCGGCTTCACGGCGCATACGCTCGAGATGAATGCCGCCTACCTGCACAACTGGTTGCGCGTCCTTCGGTCGGACAAGGGTGCGATCTTCAAGCACGCCGTGGACGCGCAGCGGGCCTGCGACTATCTGATCGCCAGATCTGAAGCGGGTAGGGCAGGGCGCAGCGCCGAGGCCGCGTGACCACACGGAGAACGGAGTCGTCCATGTCACGCAAGGAACCCAAGACGCTGCGGGTGGCCTGCTTCGAAGACGGCCGCCGCAAGATCATCACCTTCAAACGCAGTGCCTATTGGTGGAGCCGGTCCGAGGGCGCTTATCCGCTCTCGGCAGCGCTCGAGAGCATCACGGACCAGGGCGGCTGGATCGCAACCATTCCCAACCCGAATTACAGACCCAAGGGGCTGTTCGGGTAGGGCACCTTCTCCTTCGGCCCTGCCGCCAAGCGGAAAAGAAAAAGCAGGCTTTGGGAAGGGTGTTTCAACTTCTCAAAGGAGATCCCCATGTCCATGACCGTTCAACCCCAGCCAGACCGTCCGGATCCGACGGTGATCGCGGCGCAGAACGACGCGTTTCGCAAGCTCGCGTGCCTTGGAGTGCCGCCCGCGCAGCCCATCCAGGGCCGGATGCATGTCACCCGCTCGCTTATGGAGGCCGGCGATGGCTTCATGGCCGAGGCGGTCAAGGCAACCCGTGAGTTTGCCACGTTCGAGCCTGAGAATGATCCCGAGGGCTTGCACGATTTCGGGGCGGTCGAGATCCGGGGCGAGACCGTGTTCTGGAAAATCGATCTCTATGAGGCAGACTCGGATTTCCGCTACGGGGCTGAGACCCCGGACAATCCCGCCACCACCATGCGCGTGCTGACCATCATGCTGGCGCGCGACTGGTAGAAGGGCAGGGGACACCCCCTCCTGAAACCCCAGGCGATGAAGGCCCACTGACCCCTCAAAGGGAGAGTGGGCCTTTTGTCGTGGTGATCCCTGAAGCCGGGGATTGGTCACGCGCGTGAGCGCGCGGGCCACACCTCACCCACCTGGAAGGATATCCCATGACCACAAGCTTTGCCCCTCTCACCGTCGCTATCGGCGATCTGGTCCCGCATCCCGCCAATGTGCGCAGCAACGCGCCGGAAACCTATGACCCCGAGAACATCGCGCATCTGAAGGCCAGCATCGCCGTGCTGGGCCTGCTCCAGCCGCTCTTGGTCCAGAAGCTTGACGGCAAATATGCAGTGCTGGCCGGTGGCCGGCGCCATGCCGCGCTGAAGGAGCTGGTCGCCGACAAGGTCGCCAAAGGGTTCACTGCGAAAACCAAGATCGACTGCCGCCTTGTGCCGGAGGACTGTGACGTGACCACGGCGCTGTCGCTCGCCGAGAACATCACGCAAGCCCCGATGAACGCAATCGACGAGTTCGAGGCTTTCGCCCGGATGATGGGGGTCGACGGCCAGACGCCCGAGACCATCGCAAAGACCTTCGGCACCACGGTGGCCGCCGTGAAAGGCCGGTTGCGCTATGGCCTGATCCACCCCGACATCCGCGCCGCGGCGCGGGGCAAGGTGATCACGCTCGACACGATGAAGGCCTTCGCCGAGCACCCGAGCCAGGAGGCGCAGCGCGAGGTCTTCGAGGCGCTCACGAAAGACGGCGGCTATCTGCAGGCCTATACCGTCCGTCAGGCCCTCAAATCCCGCGGCGTGCAGGTTAGCGATGATATCGGGGCTTTCGTGCGCGAAGACTACGAGGCGCGTGGCGGTGCCGTCGCAGCTGACCTTCTGGAAGAGCATTCCGTGCTTGAGGATGCGGCGCTGGTCGAGACCATCCTGCTTGAGAAGCTCGGGGCTGCTGCCGAAGAGGCCCGCATAAAGCTGGGCTTTGCCTGGGCCGATGCGATGGTCCGCTATGATTACGCGACCATGGCCGACTACGGCCGCGTCTATCCCGGCCCGATCGAGCCTGATGAGGCTGCCCAGAAGCGCATCGATGAGATCACCGCCGAGCTTGAGAAATTGCAGATCGAGATGGAGGATGAGGGGCTCGAGGACGGTGCCTACAACGTGCTTTACGAGCGCG contains:
- the repA gene encoding plasmid partitioning protein RepA, which encodes MNEQRIRMDQKIQTMATRLSKSLDVNMRKSFLPDERKSLRRFSSTEVAQILGVSQDFLRKMFFEDKLDLGDIETDARGRRFYTAEQIDIARHEIARSSTKFQHIVPRRRDGEHIQIISIANFKGGAGKTTTAIHLAQKLALDGYRVLAIDLDPQASMTTMFGFRPEIDFPEAGTVYDALRYEDPIPFRDVVRKTYFHNLDLAAAGLLLSEFETETAHALRNNIRPPFYQRLALCINEVETDYDIVVIDCPPQLGFTTLSALVASTSLVVTVIPSMLDVASMAQFLQLTSSLMATIADVGASPDWDFMRFLITRFEPNDGPQTQMAAFLRTMFTDDVLTQPFLKSSAVSDAGLTQQTLFEIARTDFHRQTYDRAIESINGVVAEVEGLIKTAWGRK
- the repB gene encoding plasmid partitioning protein RepB; amino-acid sequence: MARKVTFDIPEDEEKQQSSSISPTRTQSRAPALSGMARSLQDAAQSSIQEISTDLIDDSEFQDRLALDDEDDIRELAESIDKQGQLIPILLSPEGGRYRIIYGRRRLAALRLIGKPAKALIRGLDEDQAILAQGQENSFRKDLSWIEKALFARSLIESGKDEGLVCDALNIDQKARKAGDKLTGLARMKQVTSCIPTELIQKIGAAPGVGRDRWYAAAKAYESLGFSGDEGFPAGNREFHDALMESRGSGKTSDERFAIFEGLLKQHKPPAPSAIKTKLGMVKVTKRNVIITVKNGNDGLHKWISENPEAALLALANAKAAGPGQIITPEKMEPIGNPVSGRDQDLDGPDIDDNKN
- a CDS encoding helix-turn-helix domain-containing protein — translated: MRQVFSHTPALAERSTIPGTNPYRVIEPIRAIRKELGLTPNDLVTLQALISFMPKKAGQTAPMTIVFPSNASLSERTNGLNERTIRRCIGHLVDAGLIQRRDSATRKRFPLRYGGLIRDAFGFDLQPMYDREREFTEHAEQLVGDQEKLRSLKAEALALRVEALRQAKDVETVSFLQNVRNILRRATLKADEIIELIKRLAELVGATIREFPAGNHDAQETMPDQMSGDDGQNVRHVEPTRLNIKKDRADAHCTSGFQERRDPTIMAWTDLKNISDFFPHEPRDHQSVLEILADVGRLLRIEQGRIMKHLRERGPGQLLIALNELILRASLGQVKNNNAYLDAMMRQGN
- a CDS encoding type II toxin-antitoxin system prevent-host-death family antitoxin; translated protein: METQIMHELPEFKAADLTRHTSDLFDAAIRSPIAITKHRKPKFVLMSMDQYQQLARGATQQAHMVDEMPEDLKALMIEGLERDLTRADD
- a CDS encoding ArdC family protein; the encoded protein is MARSRTPKFDASEVITNEIVRIIERGVLPWRKPWTAGGSSRPLRVGGEPYQGVNNFLLTMRTVMAGHSSPFWMTLPQANALHAKVRKGEKSSVVIYYGQSRKDADGEDDRSDGDDRSEEARIFRFQKSYRVFNACQIEGLPESFFPDPEPVPEHPPSEPVTHMQAFFDAIDITTVFTGTEAYYLPPVDKVYMPSITRFQDPRNFYGVWTHELAHATKAPHRLNRDFGFSKFGNTSYAREEIVAELTSVFLGQTLGFTAHTLEMNAAYLHNWLRVLRSDKGAIFKHAVDAQRACDYLIARSEAGRAGRSAEAA
- a CDS encoding DUF6330 family protein, with amino-acid sequence MSRKEPKTLRVACFEDGRRKIITFKRSAYWWSRSEGAYPLSAALESITDQGGWIATIPNPNYRPKGLFG
- a CDS encoding DUF3768 domain-containing protein — protein: MSMTVQPQPDRPDPTVIAAQNDAFRKLACLGVPPAQPIQGRMHVTRSLMEAGDGFMAEAVKATREFATFEPENDPEGLHDFGAVEIRGETVFWKIDLYEADSDFRYGAETPDNPATTMRVLTIMLARDW
- a CDS encoding ParB/RepB/Spo0J family partition protein, yielding MTTSFAPLTVAIGDLVPHPANVRSNAPETYDPENIAHLKASIAVLGLLQPLLVQKLDGKYAVLAGGRRHAALKELVADKVAKGFTAKTKIDCRLVPEDCDVTTALSLAENITQAPMNAIDEFEAFARMMGVDGQTPETIAKTFGTTVAAVKGRLRYGLIHPDIRAAARGKVITLDTMKAFAEHPSQEAQREVFEALTKDGGYLQAYTVRQALKSRGVQVSDDIGAFVREDYEARGGAVAADLLEEHSVLEDAALVETILLEKLGAAAEEARIKLGFAWADAMVRYDYATMADYGRVYPGPIEPDEAAQKRIDEITAELEKLQIEMEDEGLEDGAYNVLYERVDALEEEARDLQEAYSTEDLARSGVIASWQGGQITLHVGLVRPKDTVKEEGARGSSASPTAEEAPDAGEISYPASLAEDLKTERAMALGAAMALHPEATLDLTLFKLVSDVLASGTSVTQAIKIDARKEYRSHAKMDEIDETSLEQVAAAHDVLDLSWLDDARAPADQFAAFRALETGEKAKLVAYATASTTQSCFARDPRRDSLMHDFEIEIMPDIRAHWTPNAALFNRFKKAWLLKILGEDLGLAQEAVTLASSSKKEIVAFCDKLFAEPFATLTDAQRAAVAAWCPLMMQTAGVAFDEAEPAAETPEPDSEIAQAA